Proteins from one Prinia subflava isolate CZ2003 ecotype Zambia chromosome 4, Cam_Psub_1.2, whole genome shotgun sequence genomic window:
- the PLEKHA5 gene encoding pleckstrin homology domain-containing family A member 5 isoform X16 yields MAELSAERLRALPGSWSYGISQGGRVFFINEEAKSTTWLHPLTGEAVITGHRRSADLPTGWEEAYTFEGARYYVKSLRCPGNVTVK; encoded by the exons ATGGCGGAGCTGAGCGCGGAGCGGCTGCGGGCGCTGCCCGGCAGCTGGAGTTACGGGATCAGCCAGGGCGGCCGCGTCTTCTTCATCAA CGAGGAGGCGAAGAGCACGACCTGGCTGCACCCACTCACCGGCGAGGCCGTGATCACCGGGCACCGCCGCAGCGCAG ACTTACCCACAGGTTGGGAGGAAGCGTACACTTTTGAAGGTGCAAGATATTATGTAAA GTCTCTAAGATGTCCTGGTAATGTCACTGTGAAATGA